From Natator depressus isolate rNatDep1 chromosome 7, rNatDep2.hap1, whole genome shotgun sequence, the proteins below share one genomic window:
- the LOC141991705 gene encoding prolactin-releasing peptide receptor-like, with protein sequence MMNPDNLTSLNFLSAIHSNASNLFSGLQFVQSFKPLIILCYSLVVFVGIIGNYLLIYVICKMKKMHNVTNFLVGNLAFSDMLMCATCVPLTLAYAFEPRGWVYGRFMCYFVFLMQPVTVFVSVFTLTVIAVDRYYAMVYPLRRRLTISICAYILAAIWLLSCILAAPALVHTYHAEFPELDFSICEEFWFHMKRDHLTYAYSTLIITYVLPLIVISLSYLRISVKLKNRVVPGNITQGQAEWDRARRRKTFRLLVLVVAAFGVCWLPLHIFNVIKDMDINLIDKQYFNLIQLLCHWFAMMSACTNAFLYAWLHDSFRGELKKMFAWRKNKIGPATNGIMASVML encoded by the coding sequence ATGATGAATCCGGACAATTTAACCTCCCTAAACTTCCTCTCAGCAATTCATAGCAATGCTAGCAATTTATTCTCAGGGCTCCAGTTTGTTCAGTCTTTCAAGCCACTCATCATCCTGTGCTACTCCCTGGTGGTTTTTGTTGGCATCATTGGGAATTATCTCCTCATTTATGTCATCTGCAAGATGAAAAAAATGCACAATGTCACCAACTTCCTGGTAGGCAACCTGGCTTTCTCAGACATGCTTATGTGTGCAACTTGCGTGCCCCTGACTCTGGCATATGCTTTTGAGCCCCGGGGATGGGTTTATGGACGCTTCATGTgttattttgtgttcttaatgCAACCGGTCactgtgtttgtgtctgtcttcaCCTTGACTGTCATAGCTGTGGACAGATACTATGCCATGGTGTATCCTCTCCGGAGGAGGCTCACTATATCAATCTGTGCTTATATTCTGGCTGCTATTTGGCTGCTGAGTTGCATCTTGGCTGCCCCAGCCTTGGTCCACACCTATCATGCTGAGTTCCCAGAACTGGACTTCTCCATCTGTGAAGAGTTTTGGTTCCATATGAAGAGGGACCATTTAACTTATGCCTACAGCACTCTCATTATCACATATGTATTGCCTTTAATAGTCATCTCCTTGTCCTATCTGCGGATCTCTGTCAAACTGAAAAATCGAGTGGTTCCGGGAAACATCACCCAGGGCCAAGCTGAGTGGGACAGGGCTAGGAGGCGGAAAACCTTTCGCTTGCTGGTCCTGGTGGTGGCTGCCTTTGGAGTCTGCTGGCTCCCTCTGCACATCTTTAACGTGATAAAAGACATGGATATTAACTTAATAGATAAACAGTATTTCAACCTCATCCAGCTGCTGTGCCACTGGTTTGCTATGATGTCTGCCTGCACCAATGCCTTCCTTTATGCCTGGCTACATGACAGCTTCAGAGGGGAATTGAAGAAGATGTTTGCCTGGCGGAAGAACAAGATTGGACCTGCCACTAACGGCATTATGGCCAGTGTGATgctataa